One genomic window of Bacteroidales bacterium includes the following:
- a CDS encoding methionine adenosyltransferase has product MKNLTYQMTSESVSEGHPDKLADQISDTILDAYLEQDADSKVACETFVTHKGVIIAGEIHSEAKISKKQLAALVRRVIEETGYTHDLYGYDPEEIWIKNYLHQQSKEIREGVDLGGAGDQGMMFGYACDETKALMPLPIFLAHRIVERLALLRKNGSIPWLLPDAKSQVTINYEGDKPTGIDNVLVSTQHMPFMLSGGSSYHGSGMMRHGHYSGGAFLITEKMIRETVIERVVKPLLKEYGFADTTKFTINPSGSFTIGGPAADTGLTGRKIIVDTYGGSCPHGGGAFSGKDPSKVDRSGAYMMRYVAKHIVAAGLASRCTTMVSYAIGKADHTALYVNMHGTGKVSEARVIDVVSQLFDLTPRGIIETLQLKHPIYRKTAAYGHFGRDGFKWEELNQETINELRGLA; this is encoded by the coding sequence ATGAAAAACTTAACTTACCAGATGACATCTGAATCAGTTTCAGAGGGCCATCCTGATAAACTTGCCGATCAGATCTCTGATACCATACTTGATGCTTACCTGGAGCAGGATGCTGATTCAAAGGTAGCCTGTGAAACTTTTGTGACACATAAGGGTGTGATCATTGCAGGAGAAATACACTCTGAAGCCAAAATAAGCAAGAAACAACTGGCAGCGCTGGTACGCCGGGTAATTGAAGAAACAGGATATACTCATGATTTATACGGATACGATCCTGAAGAAATATGGATTAAAAACTACCTGCATCAACAAAGCAAAGAGATAAGAGAAGGCGTTGACCTTGGCGGTGCCGGAGACCAGGGAATGATGTTCGGTTATGCATGCGATGAAACCAAAGCATTGATGCCACTGCCCATTTTCCTTGCACATCGTATAGTGGAAAGGCTTGCACTGCTGAGAAAAAACGGAAGTATCCCCTGGCTGCTGCCAGATGCAAAATCGCAGGTGACTATAAATTATGAAGGAGATAAACCTACTGGAATTGACAACGTGTTGGTTTCGACCCAGCATATGCCTTTTATGCTCAGTGGCGGAAGCTCATATCATGGAAGTGGAATGATGCGGCATGGACACTACAGCGGTGGAGCATTTTTAATTACAGAAAAAATGATAAGGGAAACTGTAATTGAAAGAGTGGTCAAACCATTGCTGAAAGAATACGGTTTTGCTGATACCACAAAATTTACCATCAACCCTTCAGGAAGTTTTACCATAGGCGGGCCTGCTGCAGATACCGGACTCACCGGACGAAAGATCATCGTGGACACCTATGGAGGAAGCTGCCCGCATGGCGGAGGCGCTTTCAGCGGAAAAGACCCCAGTAAAGTTGACCGATCAGGGGCGTACATGATGCGTTATGTTGCCAAGCACATAGTAGCAGCGGGGCTGGCCAGCCGCTGCACCACAATGGTTTCTTATGCAATAGGAAAAGCGGATCATACTGCACTATACGTAAACATGCATGGAACAGGAAAAGTTTCAGAAGCCAGGGTAATTGATGTTGTAAGTCAATTGTTTGACCTGACACCGCGAGGAATCATTGAAACACTGCAGCTTAAACACCCAATCTATCGAAAAACAGCCGCATACGGGCATTTCGGCAGAGACGGGTTCAAATGGGAAGAGCTGAATCAGGAAACAATCAACGAACTTCGTGGGCTTGCATGA
- a CDS encoding ATP-binding protein, which translates to MIRKNPFGDYGGVVAGERFIGRINEIETIQNRLLGCNYGNMAIMGLPRIGKSSLAWNSIITTKAELIKKKVLPIWISFGEYSSLNDVFQEIVMELVEILTDSAEFVAHLTSIIKSINDARNQIEKRRFIKKLLKFLKSNGFRLILVLDEFDNAQNILDLHDFQFLREVSNNPDTKLALLTISRKTIQELEPDNGALSNFYQIFTDLRLKLFNQNDQDDYWNRVRRNGIEVSQQYISLTSHYCGSHPYLLDAFNHEVFNKISQSETNLEKISELVIKELNLKMLNEYESIIKLMRDEGLERMLMQMIVGPVYDITQRDVEKLLKYDIVSMTLLGNYSSFSEYFNNYLLIKSNSIDIWPLWSEVENEIRALIKQNLLEKFGEVWEDQYIKQNKQKGAEAFIQDKREMKLRNKKSFGDKASDHLVDYTYPMDMFDRFIALDWSWYSSIFDKQKNDWKPIFEHLGKIRNPLAHNNPNFLSDSDKNIAEGYCKIILEKIKKWKVKDIQ; encoded by the coding sequence ATGATAAGAAAAAATCCTTTTGGAGATTATGGCGGTGTCGTTGCAGGTGAACGCTTCATCGGTAGAATTAATGAAATTGAAACTATTCAGAACCGTTTGTTAGGTTGCAATTATGGGAATATGGCAATTATGGGCTTACCCAGAATTGGTAAATCAAGTTTAGCTTGGAACTCAATAATCACAACAAAGGCAGAATTAATCAAAAAAAAGGTTTTGCCAATTTGGATTTCTTTTGGGGAATATTCATCTCTCAACGATGTTTTTCAAGAAATAGTAATGGAATTAGTGGAAATACTCACTGATTCAGCAGAATTTGTCGCTCATTTAACTTCAATAATAAAAAGTATTAATGATGCAAGAAATCAGATAGAAAAAAGACGATTTATAAAAAAACTTCTCAAGTTTTTAAAGTCAAATGGGTTTAGATTAATCCTTGTTCTAGATGAATTTGATAATGCTCAAAACATCCTTGATCTCCATGATTTTCAATTCTTAAGAGAAGTATCTAACAACCCTGATACAAAGTTAGCACTATTAACCATTTCAAGAAAAACAATACAAGAATTAGAGCCTGATAATGGAGCACTTTCAAACTTCTACCAAATTTTTACTGATTTAAGATTAAAATTATTTAATCAAAACGATCAGGATGATTATTGGAATAGAGTTAGACGAAATGGCATAGAGGTTTCTCAACAGTATATATCGCTAACAAGTCACTACTGTGGCTCACACCCTTATTTGCTTGATGCCTTTAATCATGAAGTATTCAATAAAATTTCACAATCTGAAACAAACTTAGAAAAAATATCAGAGCTAGTTATTAAAGAACTAAATCTTAAAATGCTTAATGAATACGAATCAATTATAAAATTGATGAGAGACGAAGGTTTAGAAAGAATGTTAATGCAAATGATTGTTGGTCCAGTTTACGATATTACTCAGAGAGATGTTGAGAAATTATTAAAGTATGATATTGTTTCAATGACCCTATTGGGAAACTATTCAAGTTTTTCGGAATACTTTAATAACTATTTACTAATAAAGTCAAATTCAATTGATATTTGGCCACTTTGGAGTGAAGTAGAAAATGAAATACGAGCATTAATAAAACAAAATTTATTAGAGAAATTTGGCGAAGTATGGGAAGATCAATATATCAAGCAGAATAAGCAAAAAGGAGCAGAGGCATTTATTCAAGATAAACGTGAAATGAAATTACGCAATAAAAAATCATTCGGGGATAAAGCTTCTGATCATTTAGTCGATTATACTTACCCGATGGATATGTTTGACAGGTTTATTGCCTTAGATTGGAGTTGGTATTCATCCATTTTTGATAAGCAAAAGAATGATTGGAAACCAATTTTTGAACATTTAGGAAAAATAAGAAATCCATTAGCTCACAACAATCCAAATTTTTTATCGGACTCAGACAAAAACATTGCAGAGGGTTATTGTAAAATTATTCTTGAAAAAATTAAAAAATGGAAAGTAAAAGACATTCAGTAA
- a CDS encoding AAA family ATPase → MFEILKKEIKVSDKVKLYLTSGKELQVDILEIGENYILVLNPDGTQSRFFEPLIGGWDIISSMQIEQPITITPTEQQVVNIETIHAEKKESENKIGLTILGKIDLDKIEPKRKRHFATKEEPVTSKVKVQPQKPHTLSQHIKEHNLTFTSLQNLQELKDKIITDAGKQTLPANATLKRFGQNLYGSRFGFLTDNENRDYYFNITDVYDDDLKKILNSQNPQETQVVCLIKSFQGKLKATAVCLPKTIEEFQSLAEACYKKNEIIEAKTILSFILNAVNDYEPALKLKKLIEGVYNKKKFSITSAASLFIQAKLEIKRGNIENGKKLFLELIETPNLKTENAVKELAYELQREGKLEEAIQITLKYQRLIKTSDPNSFLAYFYEIKKDYKTAIFYLEKVKPKTEIEKIKVDKRLAVSFFNIKDYDASELHLKKVIEKQPGDIVSQKLLEALEKIKSEGISDEIETIFNEAELASLTGGRSPHIQFALANCDYAGVPAAIVSEEKFTKTTLRELRKLIEEAGKARPKERAPYLLTEGKLMELLEPEREDELNSVLSRYCLAVSQNISSENNPVDIVRFYLLEAFKLSTEYGKISQYLPIYLHSFQLSSYESYKMMNKSIDETIKEIFNIQLGLNFWNGVIDLFLTNTEIFSQLLTRLFQNPAYQKPCVAFLINYLEIKEIKFLNKEGFSNLWNDAVDKRRREKEGFSSKFNSLGKSKTTESFSEAFESAKNSIPNWLGNIDKHRINSVDDILRSLIEFNTQAAFEDKERYFNIVGSQINTLHTEIEASPTEFSFNILRPQLVILSRLLEKEFKIVIQTSKPVISIKVLGESIIHDNNTVTVSINVSNKKGSAPISWFLFNINNSEEVEFIQENNESNQSLKGGDDKTLKLKIQVSQNIRGQGAFNLKVIFIYKIRGSEELTSYPENLAIRLYSESEFDHIDNPYSGSTSSGAVEDEKMFFGRTEFINNIKNSILQSTSKCVIIYGQKRSGKSSVLHHLKKQLNQSQNTFCISFSLGEIVENLSPLTFYYTVLSEIEDSLDALPKDNRVKPKFFAPTLDELEKAPSIIFNDYMKVFRTECASTVGWENKNLVLLIDEFTYIYTAIQKEFISEQFMKTWKSFVEKKVFSSILIGQDIMPKFMADYQNEFGIAEDIRLSYLSREDAIKLIEEPIWDKRRNRSRFLGKALDLILDYTSSNPYYIQIFCSRLVEYMNSMKAISVIETDVDDVAQTFIKGEQALNIKYFDNLITAGDADINAFNPEDTLKALKEIAFASKTLDSCSRDSIKLGDKVKEEQILSDLKTREVISCPQPGFYKIKVRLFKEWLLNN, encoded by the coding sequence ATGTTTGAGATTTTAAAAAAAGAAATTAAAGTATCTGATAAAGTAAAACTTTATCTCACTTCAGGAAAAGAGTTGCAAGTAGATATTCTTGAAATTGGAGAGAATTATATTTTGGTTCTCAATCCTGATGGAACGCAATCAAGATTTTTTGAACCACTCATCGGTGGCTGGGATATAATCAGTAGCATGCAAATTGAGCAACCAATCACAATAACGCCAACCGAACAACAAGTTGTTAACATTGAAACAATTCATGCAGAAAAAAAAGAGAGCGAAAACAAAATCGGGTTAACAATTTTGGGAAAGATTGACTTAGACAAAATTGAACCAAAAAGAAAAAGACACTTTGCAACGAAAGAAGAACCTGTTACATCAAAAGTTAAGGTTCAACCTCAAAAACCACATACACTTAGTCAACATATCAAAGAACATAATTTGACTTTTACTTCTCTCCAAAATTTACAGGAATTAAAAGACAAAATTATTACAGACGCTGGCAAACAAACACTCCCTGCAAATGCTACCCTGAAAAGGTTTGGGCAGAATTTATACGGTTCAAGATTTGGTTTTTTGACTGACAATGAAAATAGAGATTACTATTTTAATATCACTGATGTTTATGATGATGACTTAAAGAAAATTCTGAACAGTCAAAACCCACAAGAAACGCAAGTAGTTTGTTTAATAAAATCATTTCAAGGGAAATTAAAAGCAACAGCAGTTTGTTTACCCAAGACAATTGAAGAATTTCAATCGCTTGCTGAAGCGTGTTACAAGAAGAATGAAATAATTGAAGCCAAAACAATATTGAGTTTTATACTAAATGCAGTAAACGATTACGAGCCAGCATTAAAACTCAAGAAACTTATTGAAGGTGTTTACAATAAAAAGAAATTTTCTATAACATCGGCAGCTAGTTTATTTATCCAAGCAAAACTTGAAATTAAAAGAGGAAATATAGAGAATGGGAAAAAACTTTTTTTAGAATTAATTGAAACACCAAATTTAAAAACCGAAAATGCAGTTAAAGAATTGGCATACGAACTTCAACGAGAAGGTAAGCTTGAAGAAGCTATCCAAATAACATTAAAATATCAACGATTAATAAAAACATCAGACCCCAATAGCTTTTTGGCTTACTTCTATGAAATAAAAAAAGATTATAAAACAGCAATCTTTTATTTGGAGAAAGTAAAGCCCAAAACTGAAATTGAAAAAATAAAAGTTGATAAAAGGCTTGCTGTTTCCTTTTTTAATATAAAAGATTATGATGCTTCGGAATTGCACTTAAAAAAAGTAATCGAGAAACAACCTGGTGATATTGTAAGTCAAAAATTACTTGAAGCATTAGAGAAAATTAAATCAGAAGGTATCTCGGATGAAATTGAAACAATTTTTAACGAAGCAGAATTAGCATCGTTAACTGGTGGAAGAAGTCCACACATACAATTTGCACTTGCTAATTGTGATTATGCGGGTGTTCCTGCTGCAATTGTCAGTGAAGAAAAATTTACCAAGACAACATTAAGAGAATTACGAAAATTAATTGAAGAGGCTGGTAAAGCAAGGCCAAAAGAACGAGCCCCCTATTTACTAACAGAAGGAAAATTGATGGAGCTACTTGAACCTGAGAGAGAAGATGAACTGAATTCTGTGTTATCAAGATATTGTTTAGCTGTTAGCCAAAATATTTCAAGCGAGAACAACCCAGTTGATATTGTTAGGTTCTATTTATTAGAAGCATTCAAATTATCAACAGAATATGGAAAAATAAGTCAATACCTTCCAATCTATTTACACTCTTTTCAACTATCGTCCTATGAGTCATATAAAATGATGAATAAATCAATAGACGAAACCATTAAGGAAATTTTTAATATCCAATTAGGTTTAAATTTTTGGAATGGAGTAATTGATTTATTTCTTACAAACACTGAAATATTTTCCCAACTTCTTACACGTCTATTTCAAAATCCGGCATATCAGAAACCTTGCGTAGCATTCCTGATAAATTATTTAGAAATTAAAGAAATTAAATTTTTAAATAAAGAAGGATTTTCAAACCTCTGGAATGATGCAGTTGATAAAAGAAGAAGAGAGAAGGAAGGATTCAGTTCTAAGTTTAATTCACTCGGTAAAAGTAAAACAACAGAATCATTTTCAGAAGCCTTTGAATCTGCAAAAAATTCAATTCCAAATTGGTTAGGAAATATCGATAAGCACAGAATTAATTCCGTAGATGATATCCTCAGAAGTTTGATAGAATTTAATACACAAGCAGCTTTTGAAGATAAAGAAAGATACTTCAACATTGTAGGAAGCCAAATCAACACTTTACACACGGAAATAGAAGCAAGTCCAACTGAGTTTTCTTTTAACATTTTACGTCCCCAATTGGTAATACTTAGCAGACTTCTTGAAAAGGAATTTAAGATTGTTATCCAAACAAGTAAACCAGTAATAAGTATTAAGGTTTTAGGAGAATCTATAATTCATGATAACAATACTGTAACAGTATCAATTAATGTTTCCAATAAAAAGGGCAGCGCACCTATCTCATGGTTTCTTTTTAATATTAACAACTCAGAAGAGGTCGAATTTATACAGGAAAATAATGAGAGTAATCAAAGTTTGAAAGGTGGCGATGACAAAACTCTTAAATTAAAGATTCAAGTAAGTCAAAATATAAGAGGTCAAGGAGCATTTAACTTGAAAGTAATATTCATATATAAAATAAGAGGAAGTGAAGAACTCACTTCATACCCTGAAAACCTAGCTATTCGTTTATATTCTGAAAGTGAGTTTGACCATATAGACAACCCTTACTCAGGATCAACAAGCAGCGGGGCAGTTGAAGATGAGAAAATGTTTTTTGGTAGAACGGAATTTATTAACAATATTAAGAATTCAATTCTTCAATCAACCTCTAAATGTGTTATAATATATGGACAAAAGCGCTCGGGAAAATCCTCCGTTTTACATCATTTAAAAAAACAGCTTAATCAATCTCAAAATACTTTTTGTATCTCCTTTAGCTTAGGAGAAATTGTTGAGAATTTATCGCCTCTTACTTTTTATTACACAGTATTGTCTGAAATAGAAGATTCTCTTGATGCGTTACCGAAGGATAATAGAGTAAAACCAAAATTTTTTGCACCTACTCTTGATGAGTTAGAAAAAGCCCCTTCAATAATCTTTAATGACTACATGAAAGTATTCAGAACAGAATGTGCTTCAACTGTGGGATGGGAAAACAAGAATTTAGTTCTCCTAATTGATGAGTTTACATACATCTATACGGCAATCCAAAAGGAATTTATATCAGAGCAATTTATGAAAACCTGGAAAAGTTTTGTTGAAAAAAAGGTTTTTTCATCAATTCTAATTGGACAAGATATTATGCCAAAATTTATGGCGGACTATCAAAATGAATTTGGTATTGCAGAAGACATTCGACTTTCATATTTATCTAGAGAAGATGCAATTAAACTAATTGAAGAACCAATTTGGGATAAGCGGAGGAATCGAAGTAGATTTTTAGGCAAAGCTTTAGATTTGATTCTTGATTATACATCATCAAATCCATATTATATTCAAATATTTTGTTCTAGACTTGTTGAGTATATGAATAGTATGAAAGCAATTAGTGTAATTGAAACAGATGTTGATGATGTAGCCCAAACATTTATTAAGGGGGAACAAGCGCTTAATATTAAATATTTTGATAATTTAATTACTGCTGGTGATGCTGACATAAATGCTTTTAATCCAGAAGATACATTGAAAGCATTGAAAGAAATTGCATTTGCTTCAAAAACCCTAGATAGTTGTTCCAGAGATTCCATCAAACTTGGTGACAAAGTGAAAGAAGAACAGATTCTTTCAGACCTTAAAACAAGAGAAGTTATTTCTTGCCCTCAGCCAGGCTTCTATAAAATTAAAGTTAGGTTATTCAAAGAGTGGTTACTAAATAATTAA
- a CDS encoding AAA family ATPase translates to MKEGEKYFEFELKPQQKKAFAELQHFVEESSDKIFILKGYAGTGKTTLMSGFIKWLGEKENIYSLLASTGRAAKVLSDKTNTEATTIHSHIYVFKDLDDDLESMSSKQDKLAVDDKGQVSLVFVLKTLDAESEKIYIIDEASMVADIPYKGGSFAKFGSGELLKDLLTYDIKGKFIFVGDPCQLPPIGQDISPALSKLYLEQKYKHSVQQIELTEIIRQASANGIISASLLLRNLQTTNPPLKFASFPLKGHSNIPLHSSHASLVNSYIQKIKENGFEYSTLICQTNRHCSDLNKIIRSALGKSSNLIESGDILLVTQNNYLTNLVNGDLVKVIQTGKKESRCGLSFLQVEVQELVSKHTFNILLVEDILYSISTNLNNKQHKDLMIDYFHRMKEKGIKQKDQSFKDKMLTDPYLNALKAVYGYALTCHKSQGGEWNEVFLYLDNKIHGIPKPGIYQWLYTAVTRAKETLHVVNDWFIK, encoded by the coding sequence ATGAAAGAAGGTGAAAAATATTTTGAGTTTGAACTTAAACCACAGCAAAAAAAAGCATTCGCTGAGTTACAGCATTTTGTCGAAGAAAGTTCGGACAAAATATTTATTCTTAAAGGTTATGCTGGTACTGGAAAAACTACATTGATGAGTGGTTTTATCAAATGGTTGGGTGAGAAAGAGAATATCTATTCTTTATTAGCATCAACAGGACGTGCAGCAAAGGTGCTATCTGACAAGACAAATACAGAAGCGACTACAATCCATAGCCATATCTATGTTTTTAAAGATTTGGATGATGACCTTGAATCTATGAGTTCAAAGCAAGATAAACTTGCCGTTGATGATAAAGGTCAAGTAAGTTTAGTTTTCGTCTTAAAAACATTAGATGCGGAATCAGAAAAAATCTACATCATTGATGAAGCATCAATGGTCGCTGATATTCCTTATAAAGGTGGTTCGTTTGCTAAATTTGGTAGTGGAGAGTTATTAAAGGATTTATTGACTTATGATATAAAGGGTAAATTCATTTTTGTAGGTGACCCATGTCAATTACCCCCAATCGGACAAGATATTTCACCAGCATTATCAAAATTATACTTAGAGCAGAAATACAAACATTCAGTTCAACAAATTGAGCTAACTGAAATTATCAGACAGGCTTCTGCAAATGGAATTATTTCAGCTTCTTTATTATTGAGAAATTTACAGACAACTAATCCGCCATTGAAATTTGCATCATTTCCGTTAAAAGGTCATTCTAATATTCCGCTTCACAGCTCACATGCTAGTTTGGTAAATTCATATATTCAAAAAATCAAGGAAAACGGATTTGAATACTCAACTTTAATTTGCCAGACAAACCGGCACTGTTCAGATTTAAATAAAATAATTAGGTCTGCATTGGGTAAATCATCCAATTTAATTGAATCGGGCGACATTCTTTTAGTTACTCAAAATAACTACTTGACAAACTTAGTCAATGGAGATTTAGTCAAGGTAATACAAACTGGGAAAAAAGAATCTCGTTGCGGATTATCATTTCTTCAGGTTGAAGTTCAGGAATTAGTTTCAAAGCATACTTTTAATATTCTATTAGTTGAAGACATTTTGTATTCTATTTCCACGAATCTCAACAACAAACAACATAAAGACTTGATGATTGATTATTTCCACCGAATGAAAGAAAAGGGAATCAAGCAAAAAGACCAATCCTTTAAGGATAAAATGCTTACAGACCCATATTTGAATGCCTTAAAAGCCGTTTATGGTTATGCTTTAACTTGCCATAAAAGTCAAGGAGGAGAATGGAATGAAGTATTTTTGTATCTTGACAATAAGATTCACGGAATACCAAAACCAGGTATTTATCAATGGCTGTATACGGCAGTTACAAGGGCAAAAGAAACATTACACGTTGTAAATGATTGGTTTATAAAATAA
- a CDS encoding PBSX family phage terminase large subunit, which translates to MIRKVGVSDVFDKNNASLAKIVVNEGGSRSGKTYSILQLLIFVKSLNVRDQVFTIVRKTMPSLRGSVMRDFFEILKEHGMYDEKYHNKTENTYQLRRNLFEFVSLDQPQKKRGAKRHYLFINEANELSLEDWIQLSIRTERQIFIDYNPSIPPDHWINEVVKHRPDCQVIHSTYKDNLAYLAPAIIQEIENLKNVDPAYWQIYGLGLPAEISGVIFTNWKEADEFPKIQELKWLSYGMDFGFEHDPTTLIKVGMKDGEIFVEEMIYNTGLLGSDLAVMMSDLGLNWGDDIVADRKPEMIFELRRAGFNLKAAYKPPGSVDVGIDVLKRYRINIVKSSVNIIKEFRNYKWREDRNGNKLKEPVDKFNHAIDALRYVVMSRELYVRRKMRLGKVGL; encoded by the coding sequence ATGATCAGGAAAGTAGGTGTTTCGGATGTGTTTGATAAAAACAATGCTTCGCTGGCGAAGATTGTGGTGAACGAGGGCGGTTCGAGGTCGGGGAAGACGTATTCTATATTGCAGTTGCTGATCTTTGTGAAGTCGCTGAATGTGCGCGACCAGGTGTTTACCATTGTCAGGAAAACAATGCCGTCGCTAAGGGGATCGGTGATGAGGGATTTTTTCGAGATATTGAAGGAACATGGCATGTATGACGAGAAATACCACAACAAAACTGAAAACACCTATCAGTTACGTCGGAATCTTTTTGAGTTTGTGAGCCTTGATCAGCCTCAGAAAAAGCGTGGAGCGAAACGACATTATCTATTCATCAACGAGGCGAATGAATTGAGCCTGGAGGATTGGATTCAGTTGTCAATAAGGACCGAAAGGCAGATATTCATAGATTATAATCCGTCAATTCCTCCGGATCATTGGATCAATGAAGTTGTGAAGCATAGGCCGGATTGCCAGGTGATACATTCAACATACAAGGATAATTTAGCATACCTGGCACCAGCCATTATCCAGGAGATCGAGAATCTGAAAAACGTTGATCCGGCGTACTGGCAAATTTATGGACTTGGATTACCGGCTGAAATCAGCGGGGTAATTTTCACGAATTGGAAAGAGGCTGATGAATTTCCAAAAATTCAGGAATTGAAGTGGTTGAGTTATGGAATGGACTTTGGTTTTGAGCATGATCCGACGACGTTGATAAAGGTCGGGATGAAGGATGGTGAGATATTCGTCGAGGAAATGATATACAACACCGGTTTACTTGGCAGTGATCTGGCGGTTATGATGTCGGACCTGGGATTGAACTGGGGTGATGATATTGTTGCTGACCGCAAGCCGGAAATGATATTCGAGCTTCGACGGGCAGGTTTTAACCTGAAAGCTGCTTATAAACCTCCAGGAAGTGTTGATGTTGGTATTGACGTTTTGAAACGTTACCGGATCAACATTGTAAAGTCGTCGGTGAATATTATTAAGGAGTTCCGGAACTATAAGTGGCGGGAAGATCGGAACGGCAACAAGTTAAAAGAGCCGGTTGATAAGTTCAATCATGCGATTGATGCTCTTCGGTACGTGGTTATGAGCCGGGAGTTGTATGTGAGGAGGAAGATGAGGTTGGGGAAGGTGGGGTTGTGA